The Halopseudomonas sabulinigri genome window below encodes:
- a CDS encoding efflux RND transporter permease subunit, whose protein sequence is MDIAGYFIKHKVTSWLVALIMGVGGAIAFLELGRLEDPAFTLKMAMVITPYPGASPEQVEEELTYPLENAIQQLAYVDKVTSISSAGLSQITVEVQSTYGAEELPQIWDELRRRINDLRPNLPPGVEEPQIRDDFADVYGIFLMVSGDGYRYRELRDFADYLRRELVLVEGVGKVSLAGVPQEQVHLEISRERMSALGIAPQRLYDLLSRQNVVSDAGKMLVGSESIRLHPTGEFEDVSELERLIISEPGSSRRVYLGDIATVSRGFAEEPSNLYRAQGRQALGLGVSFANHVNVVDVGNAVTARLAELDADRPAGMQVKMFYNQAKEVEESVSGFVLNFVISVAIVIGVLLIFMGLRSGLLIGLVLALTVLGTFIFMRLLDIELQRISLGALVIALGMLVDNAIVIVEGILVGRQRGQSTLQSARDIVQQTKLPLLGATAIAVIAFAPIGLSDDSTGEYCLSLFQVLLISLLLSWVTAITLTPFFASLFFRDQPGQAQETSEHQDPYKGLIFTLYRRLLGSALRHRAMTLVLLVVLLGASVYGFSLVRQAFFPPSNTPMFFIDLWLPKGSDIRYTEQVTAEVDQYVLAQPGVTTVTSTIGQGALRFILTYFPQRIHANYAQLLVRTEEREQIEPLIAELDRYFKQQHPTAQVKLKQLMLGPGSDSKIEARFTGPDPQVLRRLGAEAIAIMRADPVSDAVMHDWRERTKLVRPQFVEAQARELGVDKRDLDTLLKMNFSGLNVGLYRDGTRMLPIVARTPDEERLDASTLTDLLVWSSARSTYIPVEQVVSGFVTLWEDPMIMREDRKRTLTVQADPSIISEQTATELFTRLRPQIEAIELPRGYHLEWGGEYESSRDAQKAVFGSLPLGYLAMFLITVLLFDSIKRAAIIWATVPLAVIGVTLGFLLTGIPFGFMALLGFLSLSGMLVKNGIVLVDEIGLQIDSGKDAYSALVDAAISRVRPVAMAALTTILGMAPLLTDAFFQSMAVVIMFGLGFATILTLVILPLLYSMTYRIAPPCEGAA, encoded by the coding sequence ATGGATATCGCCGGTTATTTCATCAAGCACAAGGTCACCAGCTGGCTGGTGGCACTGATCATGGGGGTGGGCGGGGCCATTGCCTTCCTCGAACTGGGGCGGCTGGAAGACCCGGCCTTTACCCTGAAGATGGCGATGGTGATCACGCCTTATCCGGGCGCATCACCGGAACAGGTTGAGGAGGAGCTGACCTACCCGCTGGAGAATGCCATCCAGCAATTGGCCTACGTCGACAAGGTCACCTCGATCAGCAGTGCCGGGCTGTCGCAGATTACCGTGGAGGTGCAAAGTACCTACGGCGCCGAAGAGCTGCCGCAGATCTGGGACGAGCTGCGCCGCCGCATCAACGATCTGCGCCCGAACCTGCCACCGGGCGTGGAGGAGCCTCAGATCAGGGATGATTTTGCCGATGTGTACGGCATTTTCCTGATGGTCAGTGGCGACGGTTACCGCTACCGCGAACTGCGCGATTTTGCCGACTACCTGCGCCGCGAGCTGGTGCTGGTCGAGGGCGTGGGCAAGGTCAGCCTCGCCGGCGTGCCTCAAGAGCAGGTACATCTGGAGATTTCGCGCGAGCGCATGAGCGCGCTGGGCATTGCGCCGCAGCGGCTCTACGACCTGCTAAGCCGGCAGAACGTGGTGTCGGACGCCGGCAAGATGCTGGTTGGCAGCGAATCCATCCGCCTGCACCCCACTGGCGAGTTTGAGGATGTCAGCGAACTGGAACGGCTGATCATCAGCGAGCCCGGCAGCTCCCGGCGCGTCTATCTGGGCGATATCGCCACTGTTAGCCGTGGCTTTGCCGAGGAACCAAGCAACCTCTACCGCGCCCAGGGCAGGCAGGCGTTGGGGCTAGGCGTGTCCTTTGCCAACCATGTGAATGTGGTGGACGTGGGCAACGCGGTCACCGCACGGCTTGCCGAGCTGGACGCCGACCGCCCCGCCGGCATGCAGGTAAAGATGTTCTACAACCAGGCGAAGGAGGTGGAGGAGTCGGTCAGCGGCTTTGTACTCAACTTTGTCATCTCGGTAGCGATTGTCATCGGCGTGCTGCTGATCTTCATGGGCCTGCGCAGCGGCCTGCTGATCGGTCTGGTACTGGCCCTCACGGTGCTGGGCACCTTCATCTTCATGCGCCTGCTGGATATTGAACTGCAGCGTATCTCGCTGGGCGCCCTGGTGATCGCCCTGGGGATGCTGGTGGATAACGCCATCGTCATTGTCGAGGGCATTCTGGTAGGCCGCCAGCGCGGCCAGAGCACGTTGCAGTCAGCGCGCGACATAGTGCAGCAGACCAAGCTGCCGCTACTGGGCGCCACCGCCATCGCGGTGATTGCTTTCGCCCCCATCGGCCTGTCGGATGACTCGACCGGTGAGTACTGCCTGTCACTGTTTCAGGTACTGCTGATCTCGCTGCTGCTCAGCTGGGTGACCGCCATTACGCTGACGCCCTTCTTTGCCAGCCTGTTTTTCCGCGACCAGCCAGGTCAGGCGCAAGAAACGTCCGAGCATCAGGACCCATACAAAGGCCTGATCTTCACCCTGTACCGGCGCCTGCTGGGCAGTGCCTTGCGCCACCGCGCGATGACGCTGGTGCTACTGGTGGTTTTGCTCGGCGCCTCGGTTTACGGCTTCAGCCTGGTACGCCAGGCCTTCTTTCCGCCGTCCAACACGCCGATGTTCTTTATCGATCTGTGGCTGCCCAAGGGCAGCGACATCCGCTACACCGAGCAGGTCACCGCCGAGGTCGATCAGTACGTGCTGGCGCAGCCCGGCGTGACGACGGTGACCTCGACCATTGGCCAGGGCGCGCTGCGCTTCATCCTTACCTACTTCCCGCAGCGCATTCACGCCAACTATGCGCAGCTGCTGGTGCGCACCGAAGAACGCGAGCAAATAGAGCCGCTGATCGCCGAACTAGACCGCTACTTCAAGCAGCAGCACCCGACCGCGCAGGTAAAACTCAAGCAACTGATGCTCGGGCCGGGCAGCGACAGCAAGATCGAGGCGCGCTTCACCGGGCCAGACCCGCAAGTACTGCGCAGGCTGGGGGCCGAAGCGATTGCCATCATGCGCGCCGACCCGGTCAGCGATGCGGTGATGCACGACTGGCGCGAACGCACCAAGCTGGTCCGGCCGCAGTTTGTCGAGGCGCAGGCGCGCGAACTGGGTGTGGATAAACGCGACCTGGACACCTTGCTGAAGATGAATTTCAGCGGCCTGAATGTGGGGCTGTACCGCGACGGCACACGCATGCTGCCGATCGTTGCCCGCACGCCGGATGAAGAGCGTCTGGATGCCAGTACCCTGACCGACCTGCTGGTCTGGAGCAGCGCGCGCAGCACCTACATACCAGTGGAGCAGGTCGTCAGCGGCTTCGTGACCCTGTGGGAAGACCCGATGATCATGCGTGAGGACCGCAAACGCACGCTCACCGTGCAAGCCGACCCCAGCATCATCAGCGAGCAGACCGCGACCGAGCTGTTCACCCGCCTGCGACCGCAGATCGAAGCGATTGAACTACCACGCGGCTACCATCTGGAGTGGGGCGGCGAGTACGAAAGCTCGCGCGACGCGCAAAAGGCCGTGTTCGGCAGCTTGCCGCTAGGCTATCTGGCAATGTTTCTGATTACTGTGCTGCTGTTCGACTCGATCAAGCGCGCGGCCATCATCTGGGCCACGGTACCGCTGGCGGTGATCGGCGTGACCCTGGGCTTCCTTCTTACCGGCATTCCCTTCGGCTTCATGGCACTGCTGGGCTTTCTCAGCCTCAGTGGCATGCTGGTGAAGAACGGCATCGTACTGGTGGATGAAATCGGCTTGCAGATCGACAGCGGCAAGGACGCCTACTCGGCGCTGGTCGACGCGGCCATCAGCCGCGTACGCCCGGTTGCCATGGCCGCGCTGACGACCATCCTCGGCATGGCGCCGCTGCTGACCGACGCCTTCTTCCAGAGCATGGCGGTGGTGATCATGTTCGGCCTGGGCTTTGCGACCATACTGACGCTGGTGATACTGCCGCTGCTGTACAGCATGACCTACCGCATTGCCCCGCCGTGCGAGGGCGCCGCTTGA
- a CDS encoding pirin family protein translates to MSNQDVDCKLSSSAVCADSAPGVQKITARSAEIGGTLPVNRVLPTRQRRLIGAWCFLDHAGPAHFAAGEGMHVGAHPHTCLQTFTWMIEGEVLHRDSLGNEQIIRPSEVNLMTAGRGITHTEDSLASSDRLHAAQLWIALPKALGDCAPDFAHYPELPRWHAQGTEHTLLVGCHAGQTSPVQVHSPLLAIDLASPQGGALQLELNPQFEHGILLLEGELSIGTEVFSENQLAYFGSGHEALKLQMSPGCRAILLGGEPFADEILMFWNFVGYSKPQIAQAWRDWQAGDPRFGRVPGHDGQPLAAPALPWRTV, encoded by the coding sequence ATGAGCAACCAGGACGTTGACTGCAAGCTGTCCTCATCCGCCGTGTGCGCCGACAGCGCGCCAGGCGTGCAGAAGATCACCGCGCGCAGTGCCGAGATTGGCGGCACCCTGCCGGTCAACCGGGTGCTGCCGACCCGCCAGCGGCGGCTCATTGGCGCCTGGTGCTTTCTCGACCACGCCGGTCCCGCGCACTTTGCCGCCGGCGAGGGCATGCACGTGGGGGCGCATCCGCACACCTGCCTGCAGACCTTCACCTGGATGATTGAAGGCGAGGTGCTGCACCGCGACAGCCTGGGTAACGAGCAGATCATCCGCCCCAGCGAAGTCAACCTGATGACCGCCGGGCGCGGCATAACCCACACCGAAGACTCGCTAGCCAGTAGCGATCGCCTGCACGCTGCACAGCTGTGGATAGCGCTGCCAAAGGCGCTGGGGGACTGCGCGCCGGACTTTGCCCATTACCCCGAGCTACCGCGCTGGCACGCGCAGGGAACCGAGCACACGCTGCTGGTGGGGTGCCACGCCGGGCAGACGTCACCGGTACAGGTGCATTCCCCGCTGTTGGCGATTGACCTGGCTAGCCCCCAGGGCGGCGCCTTGCAGCTGGAGCTGAACCCACAGTTTGAGCACGGCATTCTGCTGCTCGAAGGCGAGTTGAGTATCGGCACCGAAGTCTTCAGCGAGAATCAGCTGGCTTATTTCGGCAGCGGTCATGAGGCGCTAAAACTGCAGATGTCGCCCGGCTGCCGCGCTATCCTGCTGGGCGGCGAGCCCTTTGCCGACGAGATTCTGATGTTCTGGAACTTCGTTGGCTACAGCAAACCGCAGATTGCCCAGGCCTGGCGCGATTGGCAGGCCGGCGACCCGCGCTTTGGCCGCGTGCCGGGCCACGATGGGCAGCCGCTGGCGGCACCGGCGCTGCCCTGGCGCACCGTCTGA
- the aroE gene encoding shikimate dehydrogenase yields the protein MDQYAVVGNPIEHSKSPLIHALFAEQTGQQLEYGKLLAPLDGFEASVRDFLRTGLGVNVTVPFKEQAWALVDAHSAAAERAGAVNTILRREDGSLLGDNTDGKGLVRDIQVNAGLSLAGLNVLLVGAGGAARGVIQPLLAAGPAHLCVINRTVSKAEELAALFVDQGPIAAAGLQWLVEPVDLIINATSASLAGDVPPMPHSLIKPGHTWCYDMMYSNGETAFNQWARKHGAARCIDGLGMLVEQAAEAFALWRGVRPDTAPVLTRLRQA from the coding sequence ATGGACCAGTACGCCGTAGTCGGCAACCCGATAGAGCACAGCAAGTCGCCGTTGATTCATGCGCTGTTCGCCGAGCAGACCGGCCAGCAGCTGGAATACGGCAAGTTGCTGGCACCCTTGGACGGCTTTGAAGCCAGCGTGCGCGACTTTCTGCGTACCGGCCTAGGGGTCAATGTGACCGTGCCCTTCAAGGAGCAGGCCTGGGCGCTGGTCGACGCGCATTCGGCCGCCGCCGAGCGTGCTGGCGCGGTGAACACCATCCTGCGCCGCGAGGACGGCAGCCTGCTGGGTGATAACACGGACGGCAAAGGCCTGGTGCGCGATATTCAGGTCAACGCCGGCCTCTCGCTGGCCGGCCTGAATGTGCTGCTGGTCGGCGCCGGTGGCGCCGCGCGCGGCGTGATCCAGCCGTTGCTGGCCGCCGGCCCGGCGCACCTGTGCGTGATCAACCGTACCGTCAGCAAGGCGGAAGAGCTGGCCGCGCTCTTTGTCGATCAGGGGCCAATCGCTGCCGCCGGGTTGCAATGGCTGGTGGAGCCGGTTGATCTGATCATTAACGCCACCTCGGCCAGTCTGGCCGGTGATGTGCCACCGATGCCGCACAGCCTGATCAAACCGGGGCATACCTGGTGCTACGACATGATGTACAGCAACGGTGAAACGGCCTTCAACCAATGGGCGCGTAAACACGGTGCGGCGCGCTGCATCGATGGTCTGGGCATGCTGGTTGAACAAGCTGCTGAAGCCTTTGCCCTGTGGCGCGGCGTGCGGCCCGACACCGCACCGGTGCTGACGCGTCTGCGCCAAGCCTGA
- the hemF gene encoding oxygen-dependent coproporphyrinogen oxidase: MGLQDRICAALEASDGQARFAEDSWQRPGGGGGRSRIIENGGLLEKGGVGFSHVFGDGMPPSATAHRPELAGRHFQAMGVSLVMHPENPFVPTSHANVRFFIAEKDGADPVWWFGGGFDLTPYYANDEDCVHWHRVARDACAPFGDDVYPRYKKWCDEYFYLKHRGEARGIGGLFFDDLNDWGFERSFAFQRAIGDAFLEAYLPIIERRRAQAFDAQQKAFQEYRRGRYVEFNLVYDRGTLFGLQTGGRTESILMSLPPTVRWGYNWQPEPGSPEALLAEQYLTPRDWLAGEH; encoded by the coding sequence ATGGGCCTGCAGGATCGCATCTGCGCCGCATTGGAAGCGTCTGACGGCCAGGCCCGGTTTGCCGAGGACAGCTGGCAGCGCCCGGGCGGCGGCGGCGGGCGCTCGCGCATTATCGAAAACGGCGGTTTGCTGGAGAAAGGCGGGGTGGGCTTCTCCCATGTATTTGGTGACGGCATGCCGCCTTCGGCCACCGCGCACCGCCCGGAATTGGCTGGCCGGCACTTTCAGGCCATGGGCGTTTCGCTGGTGATGCACCCGGAGAACCCCTTTGTGCCGACCTCGCACGCCAATGTGCGGTTTTTCATCGCCGAGAAAGACGGCGCCGACCCGGTGTGGTGGTTTGGCGGTGGCTTTGATCTGACGCCCTATTACGCCAACGACGAAGACTGTGTGCACTGGCACCGGGTGGCCCGCGACGCCTGTGCGCCCTTTGGTGATGACGTGTACCCACGCTACAAGAAGTGGTGTGATGAGTACTTCTACCTCAAGCACCGGGGTGAAGCACGGGGCATTGGCGGCTTGTTTTTCGATGACCTGAACGACTGGGGATTTGAGCGCAGCTTTGCCTTCCAGCGTGCCATTGGGGATGCTTTTCTCGAGGCCTATCTGCCCATCATCGAACGCCGCCGTGCGCAGGCGTTCGATGCGCAGCAAAAAGCCTTTCAGGAGTATCGCCGCGGTCGCTACGTGGAGTTCAACCTGGTCTACGACCGCGGCACGCTATTCGGGCTGCAGACCGGCGGGCGCACCGAGTCGATCCTGATGTCGTTGCCGCCCACGGTGCGCTGGGGCTACAACTGGCAGCCCGAGCCTGGTAGCCCGGAAGCGCTGCTGGCAGAGCAGTACCTGACGCCGCGTGACTGGCTGGCGGGAGAGCATTGA
- a CDS encoding L-threonylcarbamoyladenylate synthase codes for MLAHWRTTRLNSLLQAGGVIAYPTEAVWGLGCNPWIGAAVERLLLIKQRPVAKGLILVAGDIEQFDFLLWDLPDAHLAKLRLSWPGANTWLVPHQGRLPAWITGQHDTVALRVSTHPVIRQLCAAAGPLVSTSANPAGRPSARSRLRVEQYFHGELDAVVPGALGEQRNPSIIRDLRTEKVIRAS; via the coding sequence ATGCTGGCACACTGGCGCACTACCCGTCTCAACTCATTGCTGCAGGCTGGCGGCGTCATTGCCTATCCGACCGAGGCCGTCTGGGGGCTGGGCTGCAATCCCTGGATAGGCGCGGCGGTTGAACGGCTGTTGCTGATCAAGCAGCGGCCGGTGGCCAAGGGACTGATTCTGGTAGCCGGCGATATCGAGCAGTTCGACTTTCTGCTCTGGGATCTGCCAGACGCCCATCTGGCCAAGTTGCGCTTGTCCTGGCCGGGCGCGAACACCTGGCTGGTGCCGCATCAGGGTCGCCTGCCGGCCTGGATTACTGGCCAGCATGACACCGTGGCACTGCGGGTCAGCACGCATCCGGTAATACGCCAGCTGTGTGCGGCAGCCGGCCCGCTGGTGTCTACCTCGGCGAATCCCGCTGGCCGCCCTTCTGCGCGCTCGCGCCTGCGTGTGGAGCAGTATTTCCATGGCGAGCTGGATGCCGTGGTGCCGGGTGCATTGGGTGAACAGCGCAATCCCAGTATCATTCGTGATCTGCGTACTGAAAAAGTCATCCGGGCGTCCTGA
- the dprA gene encoding DNA-processing protein DprA yields MFPDLSDSRQAWLALTLLDGVGPRFIQRLLQEFPSPRHFLSADIAALRALGIAPRILDSLAALRRRDPALLARIEQVLEWQAQPGQQILYRDEPNYPDALRQIADPPALLFVRGDPAALHDPQIAMVGTRHPSPLGAETAHAFAREFTRSGLTVTSGMALGIDGACHRGALAAAGQTVAVWGTGLDRCYPARHRKLAEQIVEQGGALVSEMWPEMGPQPGQFPRRNRIISGLSLGTLVVEASLNSGSLITARLALEQNREVFAMPGSIHNVQARGCHRLLREGACLVESVQDVLDVLQLPLLSALQSDAEPTREPSTPLWRWLGFEPVSPDWLAQHSGMPIPQVMQTLLELELDGLVLNSAQGFCRARP; encoded by the coding sequence ATGTTCCCCGACCTGTCCGACTCGCGGCAGGCCTGGTTGGCGCTGACGCTGCTTGATGGCGTTGGCCCCCGCTTTATCCAGCGTCTGTTGCAGGAATTTCCTTCCCCCCGGCACTTTCTCTCGGCTGACATCGCCGCGCTGCGTGCGTTGGGCATTGCTCCACGCATACTCGACAGCCTGGCGGCGCTACGCCGACGCGATCCTGCCCTGCTCGCCCGTATTGAGCAGGTGCTGGAATGGCAGGCGCAGCCGGGTCAGCAGATACTCTACCGCGACGAGCCGAACTACCCCGACGCCCTGCGGCAGATCGCTGACCCGCCCGCGCTGCTGTTTGTGCGCGGCGATCCGGCTGCGCTGCACGACCCGCAGATTGCCATGGTGGGTACGCGCCATCCCAGCCCACTGGGTGCGGAAACCGCGCATGCCTTCGCGCGCGAATTTACCCGTAGTGGCTTGACCGTCACCAGCGGCATGGCGCTGGGCATTGATGGCGCCTGTCATCGCGGCGCGCTGGCGGCTGCCGGGCAGACGGTGGCCGTCTGGGGCACCGGGCTGGATCGCTGCTATCCGGCGCGGCACCGCAAACTGGCCGAGCAGATCGTCGAGCAGGGCGGCGCGCTGGTATCGGAGATGTGGCCCGAGATGGGCCCCCAGCCTGGGCAGTTTCCACGCCGCAACCGCATTATCAGCGGCTTGTCGCTCGGGACCCTGGTGGTTGAGGCCAGCCTCAACAGTGGTTCGCTGATCACCGCGCGGTTGGCGCTGGAGCAGAATCGCGAAGTCTTTGCCATGCCGGGCTCCATTCATAATGTGCAGGCGCGGGGTTGCCATCGCCTGCTACGCGAAGGCGCCTGCCTGGTGGAGAGCGTGCAGGATGTGCTGGATGTGTTGCAGCTGCCACTGCTGAGTGCGCTGCAAAGCGACGCCGAGCCAACACGCGAGCCGAGCACTCCGCTGTGGCGCTGGCTGGGTTTTGAGCCAGTGAGCCCGGACTGGTTGGCGCAGCACAGTGGCATGCCAATTCCGCAGGTGATGCAGACGCTGCTGGAGCTTGAACTCGATGGCCTGGTGCTGAACAGCGCGCAGGGTTTTTGCCGCGCTCGGCCTTGA
- a CDS encoding LysM peptidoglycan-binding domain-containing protein, whose amino-acid sequence MRKTLLGLLLLAASVWVQAQEPVFKENHPDTYTVVRGDTLWDISGRFLNLPWKWPEIWHANPQIDNPHLIYPGDIISLVYIDGQPRLMVNRGNGGKIKLSPQARVRPIAEAIPSIPLEAINSFLRAGRIINDPSEIENAPYVVGGAAESVVAGAGSKVYARGDFSANAPAYEIYRRGKAYTNPETGELLGIHLQEVGNGNVAAVNDDIATLNITRSRQEILVDDRLLESEERSVASTFFPSEPSQEINGVIMDVPNGVTQIGQYDVVLLDKGAREGLIEGNVLAIYKTGEIVRDRVQNERIQLPAERAGLLMVFRVYDKMSYGIVLNATRQMAILDQVRNP is encoded by the coding sequence ATGAGGAAAACATTACTCGGCCTCCTGTTGCTCGCAGCGAGCGTTTGGGTACAGGCTCAAGAGCCTGTTTTTAAGGAAAATCACCCAGATACATACACGGTGGTTAGGGGAGACACACTTTGGGACATTTCTGGACGGTTCCTCAATTTGCCATGGAAGTGGCCGGAAATCTGGCACGCCAACCCGCAAATCGATAACCCTCACCTCATCTATCCCGGCGATATCATTTCGCTGGTGTACATTGATGGGCAGCCCCGTTTGATGGTCAACCGTGGTAATGGCGGCAAGATCAAGCTGTCTCCGCAGGCGCGCGTGCGGCCAATCGCCGAAGCGATTCCCAGCATTCCGCTGGAAGCCATCAACTCCTTCCTGCGTGCCGGTCGGATCATCAACGACCCGTCGGAAATCGAAAACGCCCCTTACGTGGTGGGCGGCGCAGCTGAAAGCGTGGTTGCCGGTGCCGGCAGCAAGGTCTATGCCCGTGGCGATTTCTCCGCCAACGCGCCAGCCTATGAAATCTACCGTCGCGGCAAGGCTTACACCAATCCTGAAACCGGCGAGCTGCTGGGGATTCACTTGCAGGAAGTGGGCAACGGCAATGTGGCGGCCGTCAATGACGACATCGCAACGCTGAACATTACCCGCAGCCGTCAGGAAATTCTGGTCGATGATCGCCTGCTGGAGTCGGAAGAGCGCTCGGTCGCTTCTACCTTCTTCCCCAGCGAGCCGAGCCAGGAAATCAATGGCGTGATCATGGATGTGCCTAACGGCGTCACGCAGATTGGTCAGTATGACGTGGTGCTGCTCGACAAGGGCGCGCGCGAAGGGCTGATCGAAGGCAACGTACTGGCCATCTACAAGACCGGCGAGATCGTGCGTGACCGTGTGCAGAACGAGCGCATCCAGCTGCCAGCCGAACGTGCCGGCCTGCTGATGGTGTTCCGTGTGTACGACAAGATGAGTTACGGCATCGTACTGAACGCGACCCGCCAGATGGCGATTCTCGATCAGGTACGCAACCCCTGA
- the def gene encoding peptide deformylase yields the protein MAILNILEFPDPRLRTIAKPVAAVDARIKQLVNDMFETMYDAPGIGLAATQVNVHERVVVIDLSEDRSEPKVFINPELEPLTEDLEEMQEGCLSVPGFYENVTRPERVRVKALDRDGNAFDEVYEGLLAVCIQHECDHLNGKLFVDYLSNLKRDRIRKKLEKMHRSQASA from the coding sequence ATGGCCATACTGAACATACTTGAATTTCCCGACCCACGGCTGCGTACTATCGCCAAACCGGTAGCTGCCGTGGACGCCCGCATCAAGCAGCTGGTCAACGACATGTTCGAGACCATGTACGACGCGCCGGGCATTGGCCTGGCAGCGACGCAGGTGAATGTCCACGAGCGTGTTGTGGTGATTGATCTGTCCGAAGATCGCAGCGAGCCGAAGGTCTTCATCAACCCCGAGCTAGAGCCGCTGACCGAGGACCTGGAAGAGATGCAGGAGGGCTGTCTGTCGGTGCCTGGCTTCTATGAAAACGTGACTCGCCCAGAGCGGGTTCGCGTCAAGGCCCTGGACCGCGACGGCAATGCTTTCGATGAGGTGTACGAAGGCCTGCTGGCGGTGTGTATTCAGCACGAATGCGACCACCTCAACGGCAAGCTGTTTGTCGATTACCTGTCCAACCTCAAGCGTGACCGGATTCGCAAGAAGCTGGAAAAAATGCATCGCAGTCAGGCCAGCGCCTGA
- the fmt gene encoding methionyl-tRNA formyltransferase — MRILFAGTPEFAAAHLQALIDAGMNIVGVYTQPDRPAGRGHKLAMSAVKQLALQHDLPVYQPEKLRSAETQAELAALQPDLMVVVAYGLILPQAVLDIPRLGCINSHASLLPRWRGAAPIQRAIEAGDRESGVTVMQMEAGLDTGPMLLKVNTPISAQDTGGSLHDRLAELGPPAVLLAIDGLAKGTLGGDVQDDSLATYAHKLNKQAAALDWQRPAGELDCLIRAFNPWPLAHASLDGKPLKVWAAQPAPGKGAPGEVLVCSKEGLLVACGDGALLLTRLQLPGGKPLAFSDLYNARREQFAPGLLLGNGL; from the coding sequence CTGCGCATCCTGTTTGCCGGTACGCCGGAGTTCGCCGCCGCCCACCTGCAGGCCCTGATCGACGCCGGCATGAACATTGTTGGCGTCTATACCCAGCCTGACCGACCCGCCGGCCGCGGCCACAAACTGGCCATGAGTGCCGTCAAGCAGCTTGCCTTGCAACATGATCTGCCGGTCTATCAGCCAGAGAAACTGCGTAGCGCCGAGACTCAGGCCGAACTGGCCGCCTTGCAGCCAGACCTGATGGTGGTGGTCGCCTATGGCCTGATACTGCCGCAAGCGGTGCTCGACATCCCGCGGCTGGGCTGCATCAACAGCCATGCCTCATTGCTGCCGCGCTGGCGCGGCGCGGCGCCGATACAACGGGCAATTGAAGCGGGGGATCGTGAATCGGGCGTCACCGTCATGCAAATGGAAGCCGGACTGGATACCGGCCCCATGTTGCTCAAGGTGAACACCCCGATCAGCGCGCAAGACACTGGTGGCAGCCTGCATGATCGTCTGGCCGAGCTCGGGCCACCGGCAGTGCTGCTGGCCATCGACGGGCTGGCCAAGGGCACGCTTGGCGGCGACGTGCAGGACGATAGCCTGGCGACCTACGCGCACAAGCTCAACAAGCAGGCCGCCGCACTGGACTGGCAACGCCCGGCAGGTGAACTGGATTGCCTGATTCGTGCCTTCAACCCCTGGCCGCTGGCGCATGCCAGCCTCGACGGCAAACCGCTCAAGGTCTGGGCCGCACAACCTGCACCCGGTAAAGGCGCGCCGGGCGAAGTACTGGTCTGCAGCAAGGAAGGGCTGCTGGTCGCCTGCGGTGACGGCGCATTATTGCTGACTCGCCTGCAATTGCCTGGCGGCAAGCCACTGGCCTTCAGCGATCTGTACAACGCGCGGCGTGAGCAGTTTGCCCCTGGCCTGCTACTGGGTAACGGCCTGTGA